In Triticum urartu cultivar G1812 chromosome 6, Tu2.1, whole genome shotgun sequence, the following proteins share a genomic window:
- the LOC125514216 gene encoding uncharacterized protein LOC125514216, whose translation MFAIQEKFWVPMATLNFSGTAAVWLQSIQKKLSEFDWESFSSLLCTRFGRDRHQLLSRQFYTLAQTTTVADYIERFEQIISHLSAYSDSIHPYYYLTRFVEGLRADILAIVLVQRPPDLDTACALALLQEEVANGGTWERPRQPTTARAADLATRAHVGMPMPLPPPPPQGRPPTTPATSERRTNDTNRSDNSKIKALREYRRARGLSFKCGERWGQDHTCPTSVQLHVVEELLELLGMEGSEELPNAPTETVMAISRQALTGGTPPKAVKLQAWLQGRAILLLVDFGSSISFIDAQLAASLSGVVQLNRPCRVKVADGGGGGVGGELCCVSHIPKCCWSIQEQEFSTDMKILPLGVYDAILGMDWLEEHNPMNVDWRDKQLWITTPTGTMHLQGQIEGVTSCTEINSLQLQCMQRQGEVAHVVQLY comes from the coding sequence ATGTTCGCGATTCAGGAGAAATTCTGGGTTCCCATGGCCACGCTCAACTTCTCGGGCACGGCCGCAGTGTGGCTGCAGTCGATTCAGAAGAAACTCTCTGAATTCGACTGGGAATCGTTCTCTTCCTTGTTGTGCACCCGTTTTGGCCGAGATCGCCATCAACTCCTCAGCCGCCAATTTTACACGCTTGCACAAACAACAACTGTGGCAGATTACATCGAACGATTTGAGCAAATTATCAGTCATTTGTCTGCTTACTCAGACTCAATTCATCCTTATTATTACCTCACTCGTTTTGTGGAGGGACTTCGGGCGGACATACTAGCGATTGTGCTGGTGCAACGACCGCCTGATCTGGACACGGCGTGTGCACTAGCACTACTGCAAGAGGAAGTGGCAAACGGCGGCACCTGGGAGCGGCCTCGTCAACCCACCACGGCTCGGGCGGCGGACCTGGCGACGCGGGCGCACGTGGGCATGCCCATGCCGCTCCCGCCCCCTCCTCCACAAGGGCGGCCTCCTACGACACCGGCTACGTCCGAGCGCAGGACCAACGACACCAACCGCAGCGACAACTCCAAGATCAAGGCATTGCGCGAGTACCGGCGAGCACGTGGCCTTTCTTTCAAGTGTGGCGAGCGATGGGGACAGGACCACACTTGCCCCACGAGCGTGCAGCTTCATGTCGTCGAAGAGCTgctggagctcttgggcatggaagGGAGCGAGGAGCTTCCAAACGCCCCAACCGAGACGGTGATGGCAATTTCACGGCAAGCTCTCACGGGTGGCACTCCTCCAAAAGCCGTTAAACTCCAAGCGTGGCTCCAAGGCCGCGCTATTCTCCTCTTGGTGGATTTCGGCAGTTCAATCTCCTTCATTGACGCGCAATTGGCTGCCTCGCTGTCAGGAGTTGTACAGCTCAACCGTCCTTGTCGAGTCAAGGTggctgatggggggggggggggggtggggggggagCTCTGCTGTGTGTCTCACATACCCAAGTGTTGCTGGTCCATTCAGGAGCAGGAGTTCAGCACGGACATGAAAATCCTTCCGTTGGGGGTTTATGATGCCATTTTGGGCATGGACTGGCTCGAAGAGCACAACCCCATGAATGTGGATTGGCGCGACAAGCAGCTCTGGATCACCACTCCGACAGGGACAATGCACCTTCAGGGCCAGATTGAGGGGGTTACGAGCTGCACGGAGATCAACAGTCTGCAACTGCAATGCATGCAACGTCAGGGAGAGGTGGCACATGTCGTGCAGCTGTACTAG